ACCCAAGTCAATATGTTTACTCCAAAACATATCTACACAAAGGGCAAATCTTGAGCAAGCTTTCCTGAATTTTCATAGGAAGGAGGCACTTCTACCCAGACTCAAACAGAGAATGAGAAAAAGGTCTATACACAGTGAAAGAAAAGTCTGATTGTGCAACCAGGTATATTCTGCTTATAGGCATGATTGCCAAAACAAATAGCATACAGATCTACAACAAatacatgttttgaaattagcAAAACTAAGGGAGAGTACTCTATTCAACTCAGCAGCTACTCTGAAAAGGAACATGAAAGTTGTCGTAACTAAGCACTTACAACACTTCCCATCATCCTTTACTGTTGGACGATGATCGACTGTTTAATCGACTTTTTCTGCCTATATCATGAgaacatttgtaaaaatatgttagTGTTAAACAACTGAAGGCATAGAAACACCATTAAGCTTGAAAATGCTTATCGGTCGTATTAGTAAACTTTAGTATTCAAAATCTTAATCAAATAATCACAGGACGTCATGCATTGAAATCTGTCTCGACAATCAAATggttattatatttttcaaaaactgctCAGAAATATCATATTTCAGAGTATCTGAGTTGTATTATCTTAATCTGCAAGAACCAATTGTCTCCCTACGGcaagtacatgtaatcaaaaCCTTGGACGCCATCGAGTGCAATCAATGTCAAACCACACAACTAATACTGTTGCTGTTTGCAGACCATGGAAATTCAGAAAGCATTTTCGaaacaaaaattaacatattatttTAGTTGGAGAAAACATCTCataaaaaaacttaatttgttgttaaaatGTCATGGTATTTGCATAGACAAAGCGGGCAgtttaaagcatttaaatttgGACAAGAGATTTTATTGCTGAACTGCTCTTCATGTTGAAATAACTATAATTGGTACTCAGGTTTTCTTGATTCAATGTTTTGGTTACCACAGCAGACACTCCCTCCCTTCCCcgcaagataaaaaaaatagttactttttaaatttaaaattcccCAACCCAacttaaaatcaaagttaaacaAATAAGGGAGTAAAGAATTCTATCTATAAATTGAAACCCCTATAATTACAGTATAATCTTCCAAATTACACCATCAATAGATTTATCTGTTCTAAACACTCCTGCAACTTGTAATGGGatgaaacaaaatgaaattgacACAAATAATTGTAATCTTTTTTGAGATCATGCTTTTAGTTGTGTTAAGAAAATGCAACCTGAATTTCATTAGAAACAAAAATTGGACAGCGAAAGCCTCACAACATGCAATACAACACCATGCAGGTCATTATATTGTGGACTTACGACTCCTCAACTCAAGCAACAGTATGAATTGAGCTAGAATGACTGAATCGGCGCCGTCTGGTTGTTACATTGCTCCTACTGCGGGGAGAAGATCGGGAACTGCATGTACCTGGATGTGGAAGATCATTCAGCGATCCGATCGGATACGGCATGATTTTGATTGGCACTTTGATGTCCCCTCCTCCCGGCTTGTAATGGACGTTGTCCAGGGAGTGGACTTTTGCATCACTCTGATAGTGCCTGGGGTCGTTGACAATGGAGACATTTCCTCCTGTTGGTTGATAGTGAGCATTATCCAGGGATCCAACTTTTGGCGTTGCCTGCCAGCGTGGAGTTTCGTTGATTATACTGACTTCTCCACCTCCCGGTCTATATGTTTTGTTATCTAGAGACCCGACCCTTGGCGAAGCATTCCACTTGAGTCTTTCTTCATGTATCTGCACCTCTCCTCCACCGGGCCGGTAATGAGCATTATCTAAGGATCCTACCCTAGGGGAAGCATTCCACTGGGTCCTCTGACTAACAATTGTCTTATTTCCTCCCCCAGGTTGATAGGTGATATTGTCCAAAGAACTCACTTTAGGGTGTGCATCCCAGACAGGCTTTTCATTCACTATTGACACATTTCCTTGTTTTGGCTGGTAGTGAGCATTATCTAGTGATCCAACTTTTGGCTCTGCCTTCCATCTTGGTCTCTCATCCACAATCTTCACTTCTCCTCCCCTGGGTGAGTACGTAACATTATCCATGGATCTCACTTTTGGTGCAGCTTTCCAATGAAGCTTTTCCTCAGGTATTTGCACTTGTCCACCACCTGGTGTATAATGCTTGTTATCTAAAGACCCGACTTTTGGAGCAGCTTTCCAGTGGAGAGGTTCGCTTGCAATCTGGACGTTTCCTCCTCCCGCTCGGTATGTCACATTGTCTAGAGACTTTACTTTGGCAGTAGTCTCCCAGCGCGGAGTTTCGTCCACAATTCTCACATCACCACCCCCTGGTTTATG
This genomic window from Magallana gigas chromosome 5, xbMagGiga1.1, whole genome shotgun sequence contains:
- the LOC136269469 gene encoding uncharacterized protein, producing MMTKHRTFQTQSGDIFPPLPAIDLGWKAQPKVRSLENTHHKPGGGNVEIPQSKLQWSAEPKVGSRDENHANRSKKRPRSYDGIEYIKFPSIYRKRVNDLNRWEDPKTTEEGAYVHIVNKKFQGAPKVGSLDNVHHKPGGGDVRIVDETPRWETTAKVKSLDNVTYRAGGGNVQIASEPLHWKAAPKVGSLDNKHYTPGGGQVQIPEEKLHWKAAPKVRSMDNVTYSPRGGEVKIVDERPRWKAEPKVGSLDNAHYQPKQGNVSIVNEKPVWDAHPKVSSLDNITYQPGGGNKTIVSQRTQWNASPRVGSLDNAHYRPGGGEVQIHEERLKWNASPRVGSLDNKTYRPGGGEVSIINETPRWQATPKVGSLDNAHYQPTGGNVSIVNDPRHYQSDAKVHSLDNVHYKPGGGDIKVPIKIMPYPIGSLNDLPHPGRKSRLNSRSSSNSKG